A window from Trichomycterus rosablanca isolate fTriRos1 chromosome 21, fTriRos1.hap1, whole genome shotgun sequence encodes these proteins:
- the gpsm1a gene encoding G-protein-signaling modulator 1 — protein sequence MENRSSQPNGQPGETPPGARPPENESPLLSGATSLISLTQTEELFDLIASSQSRRLDDQRASIGDRMGITIAQNHLGHVCEACRPQELSDEFFNMLIRYQSCRINDQRCSLPPVPDPDEDFFSFIQKVQGKRMDEQRVSFHPDEKDDTDSESTSKPSS from the exons ATGGAGAACCGAAGCTCTCAGCCCAACGGCCAGCCAGGAGAAACTCCGCCTGGAGCCCGTCCACCTGAAAACGAGTCCCCGCTTCTCTCTGGTGCCACCTCACTTATCTCCCTCACCCAAACAGAGGAACTGTTTGACCTGATAGCCAGCTCCCAGAGCCGCAGACTGGATGACCAAAGGGCCAGCATAGGAGATAGGATGGGCATCACTATAGCACAGAACCACCTTGGCCATGTTTGTGAGGCCTGCAGACCACAGGAGCTAAGCGATGAGTTCTTTAACATGCTCATTAGATATCAg TCCTGCCGGATCAACGATCAGAGGTGCTCTCTGCCTCCAGTTCCAGATCCAGATGAAGACTTTTTCAGTTTCATTCAGAAGGTGCAGGGTAAACGCATGGACGAACAGCGAGTCTCCTTCCATCCAGATGAGAAGGATGACACGGACTCTGAATCCACATCCAAACCGTCCAGTTAG
- the ak5l gene encoding adenylate kinase 5, like isoform X2, with amino-acid sequence MHQHCSSNHQQCFISSTTQDSTPGPGPGPYRRYDRLPPIQAQFSIESDSDMTESSGLIQEYDVFDPSKPRPHIIFIIGGPGSGKGTQTSKIAAHYDFECVSVGEILRNQLLQHAPSDRKWELIAQIIANGELAPQETTIEELKHQFIKKQDAKGFIVDGFPREISQTFTFEEQIGSPDLVILLACSNQQLRQRLEKRALQQGRPDDNTHAIEKRLDTFKQNITLIAKYYQERGLITRVDADREEDDIFTDIKTIVQERLFPKEEEP; translated from the exons atgcaccagcactgctccagtaaccaccagcagtgcttcatctcctccaccacacaag ATAGTActcctggtcctggtcctggtccttACAGACGCTATGATCGACTGCCTCCCATTCAGGCTCAATTCTCTATTGAGAGTGATTCTGACATGACAGAGTCGTCAGGACTCATCCAGGAATATGACGTTTTTGATCCGTCAAAACCACGACCCCACATCATATTTATCATAG GTGGTCCAGGCAGTGGAAAGGGCACTCAGACGTCTAAGATCGCAGCTCATTATGACTTTGAATGTGTGTCCGTGGGGGAAATTTTAAGGAACCAGCTGCTACAGCATGCTCCCAGTGACAGGAAATGGGAGCTGATTGCCCAGATCATTGCCAATGGAGAACTGGCACCTCAG GAGACCACAATCGAGGAGCTTAAGCATCAATTCATCAAGAAGCAGGATGCCAAAGGCTTTATTGTAGATGGATTTCCCAGGGAAATATCTCAGACATTCACTTTTGAAGAACAA ATTGGCTCTCCAGATCTGGTGATTCTACTGGCATGTTCCAACCAGCAGCTGCGCCAGCGTCTGGAGAAACGTGCCCTGCAGCAGGGTCGGCCTGATGATAACACACATGCCATTGAGAAAAGGCTCGATACCTTCAAGCAGAACATCACCCTCATAGCCAAGTATTACCAGGAGAGAGGACTCATAACTAGA GTGGACGCAGATCGAGAGGAGGATGACATTTTCACAGATATCAAAACCATAGTTCAGGAGAGACTGTTCCCAAAGGAAGAGG AGCCTTAA
- the ak5l gene encoding adenylate kinase 5, like isoform X1, translating to MNTSEAQEYLSKRHIPHLFESMLTGLMYHRPEDPLCFLENCLQKTRDLGGPECVAWDTFIVPDRKPLPPITTGQGKKLPCKLDSTPGPGPGPYRRYDRLPPIQAQFSIESDSDMTESSGLIQEYDVFDPSKPRPHIIFIIGGPGSGKGTQTSKIAAHYDFECVSVGEILRNQLLQHAPSDRKWELIAQIIANGELAPQETTIEELKHQFIKKQDAKGFIVDGFPREISQTFTFEEQIGSPDLVILLACSNQQLRQRLEKRALQQGRPDDNTHAIEKRLDTFKQNITLIAKYYQERGLITRVDADREEDDIFTDIKTIVQERLFPKEEEP from the exons ATGAACACCAGCGAGGCTCAGGAATATCTCTCCAAACGCCACATCCCTCATCTGTTCGAG AGCATGTTGACTGGTTTGATGTATCACCGACCTGAGGACCCATTGTGCTTCCTGGAAAACTGCCTCCAGAAAACACGGGACCTGGGAGGTCCTGAATGTGTGGCCTGGGATACCTTCATTGTGCCTGATCGTAAACCACTTCCACCTATTACCACTGGCCAGGGGAAGAAACTTCCCTGCAAATTGG ATAGTActcctggtcctggtcctggtccttACAGACGCTATGATCGACTGCCTCCCATTCAGGCTCAATTCTCTATTGAGAGTGATTCTGACATGACAGAGTCGTCAGGACTCATCCAGGAATATGACGTTTTTGATCCGTCAAAACCACGACCCCACATCATATTTATCATAG GTGGTCCAGGCAGTGGAAAGGGCACTCAGACGTCTAAGATCGCAGCTCATTATGACTTTGAATGTGTGTCCGTGGGGGAAATTTTAAGGAACCAGCTGCTACAGCATGCTCCCAGTGACAGGAAATGGGAGCTGATTGCCCAGATCATTGCCAATGGAGAACTGGCACCTCAG GAGACCACAATCGAGGAGCTTAAGCATCAATTCATCAAGAAGCAGGATGCCAAAGGCTTTATTGTAGATGGATTTCCCAGGGAAATATCTCAGACATTCACTTTTGAAGAACAA ATTGGCTCTCCAGATCTGGTGATTCTACTGGCATGTTCCAACCAGCAGCTGCGCCAGCGTCTGGAGAAACGTGCCCTGCAGCAGGGTCGGCCTGATGATAACACACATGCCATTGAGAAAAGGCTCGATACCTTCAAGCAGAACATCACCCTCATAGCCAAGTATTACCAGGAGAGAGGACTCATAACTAGA GTGGACGCAGATCGAGAGGAGGATGACATTTTCACAGATATCAAAACCATAGTTCAGGAGAGACTGTTCCCAAAGGAAGAGG AGCCTTAA